From the genome of Nicotiana tabacum cultivar K326 chromosome 17, ASM71507v2, whole genome shotgun sequence:
AGATAGTAGACCTCGCATTAGAGGAAGGTTTGTAAGAAATGACGAAATAATTGAGAAGACATTTCAGAATGAATTTAATCAGGCAGAAGTAGAAGAAGGCGAGGATGATGCGGACTGGATTAGCTTTCTCGATGCCTTTTCAGCAAACATTTTTCCCTAATCAACTAAAATTAAGGAAACAAAAGGAGTTCCTCAAGTTTAACGTTTGGCAACTCCTTTATTGTATGGTacttgtttccttctagttttAATAATGTATGTTCGACGATTCCATTAAGGATCAAGTCCAATTAATTGCACAATGATTAATAACAATTTGAAGCTTATGTTCACAATGTTTCGTTTAGATATTGAACCAACATAGCATAACACGTTAGTTTAGGGGTCAAAGTGTAAAAGTAAAAACTTGTAACTTAATTATCTCTAGTCGGTTAGTTGGTTATTACGGTATATATATAGGTTTTAGATATTAGTTTCTTCTTTTAGACTTAATCCTGTACTTTTGTAGAGATATGAAAATGACTCCAGTTTGAGCTCGATCTCTCTCTCTCACTTGTTCTTCTAGAACCTTCCAATTGCTTGCATGTGCATTTTTTCTTCTTCATAGATTGctcaatatggtatcagagccttccGATTAAGCTCCGGTGACCACTTTTGCTCTCCGGTTCAGTGTTCTTCTTTATTGACGACCTCAATTTCAAAGCTAGGGTTTTTCAACTCAGAGTAAAATGGTGATTGATGAAGCAACGAGTGATGACACAGTACTAAGTCACAATTATCCTTTGTATTTGCGACCTTCGGATTCGCCAGGTGAGCATCTGATTGAATTCAAACTATTAAGCACTGAAAATTACAATTTGTGGTGTCGATCCATGAGAATTGGACTTTTTACGAAGAACAAAATCGGATTCATTGACGGTACTTGTCGCAAGGAGAATTTTAAGAAGGATCTTCATGATTAATGGAAAATGTGCAATGCTTTTATTTTGTCGTGGATTATGAATGCAGTAACGAAAGAGTTGTATAACAGTGTGGTTTATGCATCCTCTGCACAGAATGTGTGGAGGGATTTGAAGGAGAGATTTGATAAAAGGAACATATCGCGGATTTACAATTTACTTCAGGAAATTGCTGCTTTGAAGCAAGGATTATCATATATATCCACTTATTATTCTAAGCTCAAGGATATGTGGGATGAGTATGATGTTATGGCCCCAACTCCATCATGTCCATGTCCAAAATCAAAGGTGTTTCTGGAGCACATTCGACAGCAACGTTTGGTGCAATTTCTGAGTAGACTGAATGAGTCATTTGCCCAGGCAAAGGGTCAAATCATGCTTATGATTCCTACACCTACTATCAATGAGGCCTATGGGATGGTAGTTCAGGATGAGAGTCAACGAGCAAAGACAATGAATATTAATGGCTTGGAGATGGGAGCTGCAACTATGGGATACAACTCAGGACAAGGATTTCCTGGTGGCTACAAGCAGAAAGCTCAGGTATTCTGTGAATATTGCAAACTAAAAGGAAACACTAATGATGTTTGTTACAAGTTGGTAGGTTACCCACATGACTACACGCCAAAGAAGAAATCTTtttgaagatacatggcagcagctcACAATGCACAGGTTAACTATTCCAAAGGATCAACAGACCAAGGAAGTCCTGGAGTAGCAACTACAGGGAACTTCTTCATAGAGGAGCAATATAAACAACTACTTCAGCTGCTCAACCAGAATACAACACATGTTGAAACAGCAGTTCATGCCAAGGTCACAGGTATACCATTGTCACTCTTAAGAAGAGTTAAGTAGGATAGGTGGATTATAGACTCAGGTGCCACTAACCATATGGTGTCTAGTCTGGAGTTTTTCACTGATTTTATGGAGATTCCTAAAGGAGAAGGTAGGAAAGTGCAGTTGCCAACTGGTGAAACTAGTAGGATTACGCACCTAGGATCCTCTAGTATTCTGAATGGTTTACCAATTAAAAATGTCCTATATGTGCCACAGTTTAGGTACAACTTACTATCTGTTTCACAACTTACAAGGGACATTGGATGCTTCATTGCCTTCTTTCCTGCTTGGTGTGTCTTCCAGGACATTTGCAATGGGAaggtgaaggggattggtaaGCTGGAGGAAGGAATCTAAGTGTTGGACCTCAAGCACAAGTCACACAGGCCGCCAGTTGGTGTTATCACTTCTACTTTAGTAATGAATAGAATAAGTGGCTCTTTGTGGCATAAAAGATTAGGCCACATTCCTTTAGATGCTTTGAAGAGATTACCAGCATTTCACAATAAGACATTTGTTGATTGTAATGAACATTGCCTAGTATGTACTTTAGCAAAACAGACAGGATTACCTTTTCCTATTAGCAGCAATAGATGTGATATTTTTGGTGACCTTATACATGCAGATTTATGGGGATCCTTTAAGGTTCCAACTTTTGATTGTAAGAGATATTTCCTGACTCTTGTTGATGATTTCAGTAGGTATACATAGATATGACTCATAAACACATAAGATGAATCAGTTGTTGTTTTGAAACACTTTATCTCACTACTAAGAAATAAGTTCTCCACTACTCCTAAAACACTAAGAACAGATAATGGAGGAGAGTTTCTTAACAAGCAGTTGACAGATTTGTTGCATTCTGAGGGGATAGTGCATCAAATCTCCTGTCCATATACtactcaacaaaatggagttgttgaaagaaggTATAGGTACATTTTGGATACTGCACGAGCTTTGAGATTCCAGGCTGGATTGCCCTTAAAATTCTGGAGTGAGTGTGTTTTAACAGTTGTGTATTTGATTAACAGAGTTCCTTCTACAATTTTGTCTGGTAAATCACCTTTTGAGCTGGTATTTCACTAGAATGTCACCCTAGATCATTTCGGGTTATTTGGCTGCCTGGCTTATGCTACAAATCTTAAAAGACAACACAAATTCTCACCTAGAGCAGTACCAGCTGTATTTTTGGGTTACTCATTGGTGCAAAAGGGTTACAAACTCTATGACTTGCACAACCACCGCCCTTTTGTGAGTATAGATGTTATCTTCAAGGAAACTGTGTTTCCTTTTCTCCAACACATGAACAACCCCATGAAGGATCATAAATTTCCTGTCATAACTCTAGTCTATGATTCTAACTCTAATGACCCTGTTTTGCCTCCACCTCACAAGACACTTCATCACCTGACTTGGAACA
Proteins encoded in this window:
- the LOC142171717 gene encoding uncharacterized protein LOC142171717, with the translated sequence MCNAFILSWIMNAVTKELYNSVVYASSAQNVWRDLKERFDKRNISRIYNLLQEIAALKQGLSYISTYYSKLKDMWDEYDVMAPTPSCPCPKSKVFLEHIRQQRLVQFLSRLNESFAQAKGQIMLMIPTPTINEAYGMVVQDESQRAKTMNINGLEMGAATMGYNSGQGFPGGYKQKAQVFCEYCKLKGNTNDVCYKLVGYPHDYTPKKKSF